A portion of the Rubritalea squalenifaciens DSM 18772 genome contains these proteins:
- a CDS encoding transposase domain-containing protein: VGNEDTGWRSAVIFTLIENIRRAGHDAYAYLKWVFEKIPHMTNQDNLRELLPKVWIRLQQDKQQTSRQETAA; this comes from the coding sequence GTAGGCAACGAAGACACGGGCTGGCGCAGTGCGGTCATCTTCACGCTGATCGAAAACATCCGCCGCGCAGGCCACGATGCCTACGCCTACCTCAAATGGGTCTTCGAAAAAATTCCCCACATGACCAATCAGGACAACCTGCGTGAGCTGCTACCCAAAGTCTGGATCAGACTCCAGCAAGACAAACAGCAGACGAGCAGACAAGAGACCGCCGCCTGA